In Vibrio fluvialis, the DNA window CACCGCGCTGCTGACTCACGGCCACACCTTCGTCATCAAACACCGCGATGTCCATTCCGAGACCGGCTCCCTGACACTCACCGCTGTAGACGGGGGAAATCGGATTGCCCAGAACAAAGCAGCCGCAGATGTCAGTGCCCCCGGAAATAGACGCCAAGTGTAAATCGGCCTTAATGTCGGCATAGACGTATTCAAACTGCTCAGGGTAGAGCACTGAACCGGTTGAGCAGAGCGTTTTCAGCGCGCTTAAGTCATAAAAATCACTGGGTGAAAAGTGACTCTTTTGCAGCGCTTCAATGTATTTGGCCGAAGTGCCGAACAGCGTCATCTGCGTTTCCTGAGCCAGTTCCCACAATACGCTCGGTTGGGGATACATCGGACTGCCATCGTAAACAACCAGAGTCGCGCCGCTCGCCAGTGCGGAGACGTGCCAGTTCCACATCATCCAGCCACAGGTGGTGTAATAAAACACGCGGTCACCCGGCTGAATGTCACAATGCAACTGATGTTCTTTGAGGTGATTGAGCACGATACCGCCAACGGAATGCGCAATGCACTTTGGCTGACCCGTTGTGCCGGAAGAATAGAGAATAAACAGCGGATCGTTAAAACCGACCCGCTCGAATTCGATGCCACGTGGCAGATAACTGGCGAGAATCGCCTGCCAGTCCGAAAATGTGTCATTGAAATCCTGACTGTAAGTACGCTGTTGGAGATACTCAATCTGGCAGGTGTTTTCGATGGAAGGGATCGCTGCGACAATGCTGGCGTTGCGCTCTTCCATCACATGGGGTTTGCCATTGAAGCTGTAGCCATTGCAGCAGAAAAGAATTTTAGGCTGCACTTGGCCAAAGCGCTCCACCACGCTGTCGACACCAAAGTCCGGTGAGGTGGATGTCCAAACCGCACCGAGACTGGTGGTAGCCAGCATGGCAACGATGGTTTCTGGCAAGTAGGGGAGATAACCCGCGACCACGTCACCGCGGCCGACCCCATTTTGAGTCAGCCATTGCTGCACGACAGAAACCTGATCGCACAGTTGTTGCCAAGTCAGTTTGCGGCTCTGGCCATTTTCGTTTTTAAACCAAATAGCCACACCGTCGGGCTGCTGATACGCGTAGGAGAGTAAATTCTCCGCGTAATTGAGTTGTGCCTGAGGAAACCAGATAGTATCGCGAGCCGGTACAAATTCATCCCAACGCGCAATGCCTTCTCCGTGAATGCAGTCACCGCAATACCCGATCACGTCGCAGAATTGCCACACTTCGAGCCAGAATTTTTTCTTATCCGTGACCGACCAACGATGTAACTGCTCATAGGCATCTAAGGCTTCACCCTGCATGTTGATATGGCGGAGAAACTGCTGCAGGTTGGATGATTCAATTCGGTCCTGGCTGGGAGTCCAAAGGGGCGTGGCGTGTGGCATAACATCCTCGATGAGTGTGTGATTTTTTTTGTAATGCATCAAGTTTTGACCATTTTTCAGTAAAGTCAAACCTGCGCCCAATAATCAGCTTGCTGATATATAAGCAAAAAAACTGACAATGTAAATAAAATGTTACACTGGTTTTTGGCGGTATTCTGAACAGATCATTGGCAGCCAATTTCGAAGGCGATAGGCTTAATGTAACGGAATTGTTAAGGAGAGGGGTGATGACCAAGTATCATTCCAAGCCAGTGAATAGTAAGGGATTAGTCGACTGGGATTCGCAAGAAGATGCCATCTGGCGCGACCTGGTTCAGCGCCAACAATCTGTGATTCGTTCACGGGCTTGTCAGGCTTATCTTGATGGATTGGAAATGCTCAATCTTCCCGTTGATCGTGTTCCACAACTACCTGAAATTAATGAAGTTCTGATGCGAGAAACGGGCTGGCAGGTTTCGCCGGTCCCCGCACTGATTAATTTTGACCGTTTTTTTGCCCTGCTGGCGGACAAAAAATTCCCTGTTGCGACGTTTCTGCGTAGCCGGGAAGAGTTCGATTATCTGCAAGAGCCGGATTTCTTCCATGAAATCTTCGGTCACTGCGCAATGCTCACTCATCCGGATTTCGCCGCGTTTACTCACACCTATGGACAACTGGGGAAAAACGCGACTCCACAGCAGCGGGTCTATCTCGCTCGCCTCTACTGGTTCACGGTAGAGTTTGGATTAGTGAAAGAGGGCAGCAATACCAAAATTTATGGTGGTGGTATTCTTTCCTCACCGGGCGAAACCATCTATTCACTCGACAGTACCATCCCTGATCGGGAAAGTTTTAACTTACATAATGTCCTGCGGACACCGTATCGCATCGATATCATGCAGCCGGTCTATTATGTACTGGATGATATCCGCCAGTTGTATCAGCTTAGTCAGACCGATCTGATGAGCCATGTAGAAAAAGCCATGGCGGCAGGTTTACTGCCACCATTATTCACACCGAAGGAAGAAACTCATGCTTGATGAATTACGCTGCGAAGCTTGCAGTGCCGATGCGACCGCTTTGACACAAGATGAACAGCAAACGCTTCTGAGCGAGCTGGAAGGATGGGCGCTTATCCATCGCGATGGTATTCCGCAACTTGAAAAAGTGTACCGTTTTAAGAACTTTAAGCTGGCTTGGGCGTTTGCAAATCAGATTGCACAGTTAGCTGAAGAGGAATTTCACCATCCGAGTATTTTACTCGAATGGGGTAAAGTGACGGTGACATGGTGGAGTCATTCGATTAAAGGCCTACACAAGAACGATTTTATTTGTGCGGCCAAATGTGACCACTTAGCGCAATAGCGCGCGGCGACGTCACATTGCAAACACAACAACAATAAAGTTACACGACCCTCTGGCCTGACTCGCGAACTCCCTCCCTCGTCCGTCAGGCTTTTTTCATCGTGTTTCAGGCAGTGAGAGTGGGTGAGTCACCGTCATTGATGAGGTTGTTAATCCATCGTTTAGAGAAAATGCGTTGTGTGGTAAGAAAAATTTTTGCCCCTTCTTCCAGCCAAATAACCATCAACACCCAGTGCAACGGCCAGCCCAAGACTAAACCAGTGAAATAAGCGAGCGGGATACCAATGGCCCATTGACCGAACAGGTCGATGAAAATGCTGTAGCGAATATCGCCGCCGCTTTTCAGTACGCCGCCGATGCCAACCATGTTGAACACCCGCAGCACCATGCCAAACGCCATGACCAGGCAGACATTGAGTGCCATCGCTGAGTCTTCCAGCGGACTGTGGCTGATAAGCCAGGCAAGCCAAGGTTTGGCGAGATAGCACAACAGAGCGAGTAGCAAGGCCAGTGCGCAGCTGGTAAGCACATACCACCAGGCAGTACTTTCCACCCGTTGATAGTTCTGGGCGCCTATCTCGTTGCCCAAAATAATTGACGCGGCGACGGCAAAGCCAAGGAATGCAGAAATCAGCACACTCTCTATTGGCGAAAGCAGGGAGATGATCGCCAGCTCCGAGACACCCAATTGACCGACAATCACGTTGTAGACCAGAATGCCCGCTGCCCAACCAGTGTCGTGCACGATCATTGGCCAAGCCACTTTGTAATAGCGTGCACGATGCTGAGGTGACTTTGCTTGTCGCCAGTTGTCGCGGGTCGGCAAGAGATGCGGGTAGCGACGGCGCAAGGCGTAAAAGAGCATTGCGGTTTGACATAGA includes these proteins:
- a CDS encoding acetoacetate--CoA ligase → MPHATPLWTPSQDRIESSNLQQFLRHINMQGEALDAYEQLHRWSVTDKKKFWLEVWQFCDVIGYCGDCIHGEGIARWDEFVPARDTIWFPQAQLNYAENLLSYAYQQPDGVAIWFKNENGQSRKLTWQQLCDQVSVVQQWLTQNGVGRGDVVAGYLPYLPETIVAMLATTSLGAVWTSTSPDFGVDSVVERFGQVQPKILFCCNGYSFNGKPHVMEERNASIVAAIPSIENTCQIEYLQQRTYSQDFNDTFSDWQAILASYLPRGIEFERVGFNDPLFILYSSGTTGQPKCIAHSVGGIVLNHLKEHQLHCDIQPGDRVFYYTTCGWMMWNWHVSALASGATLVVYDGSPMYPQPSVLWELAQETQMTLFGTSAKYIEALQKSHFSPSDFYDLSALKTLCSTGSVLYPEQFEYVYADIKADLHLASISGGTDICGCFVLGNPISPVYSGECQGAGLGMDIAVFDDEGVAVSQQRGELVCRNSFPNQPIGFWHDNGERYHHAYWDKYPGVWHHGDEIELTAHRGYRFYGRSDTTLNPGGVRIGTAEIYQQVNQLEEVLDSIAVGQKQGNDEEIVLFVQLHDKAFLTDELKDKIRKTLRTHCSPRHVPARIYPVSEVPRTKSGKLVELAVKQTLQGQPVKNLGAIANPTVLHEIEQIFENEQP
- a CDS encoding 4a-hydroxytetrahydrobiopterin dehydratase codes for the protein MLDELRCEACSADATALTQDEQQTLLSELEGWALIHRDGIPQLEKVYRFKNFKLAWAFANQIAQLAEEEFHHPSILLEWGKVTVTWWSHSIKGLHKNDFICAAKCDHLAQ
- a CDS encoding MATE family efflux transporter; this translates as MMASFRQLDRPFWQKLIQIGVPVSLQSMLFSLLGVVDIFMVSQLGEAATAAVGVGNRIFFFNLIVIVGASGAVSVLASQYFGAGNLDGVRRVLAQSWVVALLFTLPFMMLYLIAPQSVVSVIASDPQYVSLATDYLWVTGASLFCTALVVPVEGALRSVGEATLPTRVSIIAIIINAILNALLIFGLFGFPELGVLGAGIGTSISRLCQTAMLFYALRRRYPHLLPTRDNWRQAKSPQHRARYYKVAWPMIVHDTGWAAGILVYNVIVGQLGVSELAIISLLSPIESVLISAFLGFAVAASIILGNEIGAQNYQRVESTAWWYVLTSCALALLLALLCYLAKPWLAWLISHSPLEDSAMALNVCLVMAFGMVLRVFNMVGIGGVLKSGGDIRYSIFIDLFGQWAIGIPLAYFTGLVLGWPLHWVLMVIWLEEGAKIFLTTQRIFSKRWINNLINDGDSPTLTA
- the phhA gene encoding phenylalanine 4-monooxygenase, coding for MTKYHSKPVNSKGLVDWDSQEDAIWRDLVQRQQSVIRSRACQAYLDGLEMLNLPVDRVPQLPEINEVLMRETGWQVSPVPALINFDRFFALLADKKFPVATFLRSREEFDYLQEPDFFHEIFGHCAMLTHPDFAAFTHTYGQLGKNATPQQRVYLARLYWFTVEFGLVKEGSNTKIYGGGILSSPGETIYSLDSTIPDRESFNLHNVLRTPYRIDIMQPVYYVLDDIRQLYQLSQTDLMSHVEKAMAAGLLPPLFTPKEETHA